The Vitis riparia cultivar Riparia Gloire de Montpellier isolate 1030 unplaced genomic scaffold, EGFV_Vit.rip_1.0 scaffold849_pilon_pilon, whole genome shotgun sequence genome has a window encoding:
- the LOC117910778 gene encoding mediator of RNA polymerase II transcription subunit 6-like yields the protein MTSTPMAPPNAAAGNPNFDGNLPATPTPPGTDMTGICFRDQLWLNSYPLDRNLVFDYFALSPFYDWTCNNEQLRLRSIHPLDTSHLSKMTGTEFMLNEVMEPHLFVIRKQKRDGPEKVTPMLTYYILDGSIYQAPQLCNVFTARIGRALYHISKAFTTAASKLEKIGYVDAENENPALESKVGKETIDFKEVMRVDQILASLQRKLPPAPPPPQFPEGYAPLPTSEGEKGPETQQAAEPQLPALDPIIDQGPSKRMKF from the exons ATGACGTCGACGCCGATGGCGCCGCCGAACGCGGCGGCGGGAAACCCTAACTTCGACGGGAATCTGCCGGCGACCCCAACTCCGCCGGGAACAGACATGACGGGCATCTGTTTCAGAGACCAGCTATGGTTAAACTCCTACCCTCTGGATCGAAACCTCGTGTTTGATTACTTTGCTTTGTCTCCTTTCTACGATTGGACCTGCAATAACGAACAGCTTCGTCTACGATCAATTCATCCTCTCGACACCTCGCATCTGTC GAAAATGACTGGTACCGAATTCATGCTGAATGAAGTTATGGAGCCCCACCTCTTTGTCATCCGGAAGCAAAAGAGAGATGGCCCTGAGAAAGTTACACCAATGCTTACTTATTATATTTTGGATGGTTCAATCTACCAAGCTCCACAACTCTGCAATGTCTTTACAGCTCGAATT GGCCGGGCTCTGTATCATATATCAAAGGCTTTTACCACCGCTGCCTCAAAGCTGGAGAAGATTGGATATG TGGATgctgaaaatgaaaatccagCACTTGAATCAAAGGTTGGTAAAGAGACAATCGACTTTAAGGAAGTCATGCGAGTGGACCAGATTCTTGCATCTTTACAGCGCAAG CTACCTCCAGCCCCTCCACCACCACAATTCCCAGAAGGCTATGCTCCCCTGCCAACTTCGGAAGGAGAGAAAGGCCCCGAAACCCAGCAAGCAGCCGAGCCACAGCTTCCTGCTCTTGATCCCATCATCGACCAAGGCCCATctaaaagaatgaaattttga